One segment of Methanolinea sp. DNA contains the following:
- the cas6e gene encoding type I-E CRISPR-associated protein Cas6/Cse3/CasE produces MYFSRVQIRPGATFSPEFWEIATGPYQIHAMVWDLFSDGETRERDFLYRVDSVRGRPVIYTVSQRKPVCTRRIWMVETKEYNPVLFPGQRLWFSLRANPVRTRWTPPDEQGRRVHKRHDVVMDAKRVVRAAQGEGAPPVRMADLIQSEAVRWLAERAGKHGFSVNEGSVVAGGYRQLQFRQGKENREVRISTVDFTGLLRVTDPDLFRKALSEGIGPAKGFGCGMLMVKPA; encoded by the coding sequence ATGTACTTCAGCAGGGTCCAGATTCGGCCCGGCGCCACTTTCTCCCCGGAGTTCTGGGAGATCGCGACGGGACCGTACCAGATCCACGCGATGGTCTGGGACCTCTTCTCCGACGGGGAGACGCGGGAGAGGGATTTCCTGTACAGGGTCGACTCGGTCCGCGGCCGGCCCGTGATCTACACGGTCTCGCAGAGGAAGCCGGTCTGCACGCGGAGGATCTGGATGGTGGAGACGAAGGAGTACAACCCCGTCCTCTTCCCCGGCCAGCGGCTCTGGTTCTCCCTCCGGGCAAACCCCGTGAGGACGCGGTGGACACCCCCGGACGAGCAGGGCCGGCGTGTCCACAAGAGGCACGACGTCGTGATGGACGCAAAACGCGTTGTCCGCGCCGCGCAGGGAGAGGGCGCTCCCCCCGTCCGGATGGCAGACCTGATCCAGTCCGAGGCAGTGAGGTGGCTCGCGGAGAGGGCCGGGAAACACGGCTTTTCGGTGAATGAGGGGAGCGTGGTCGCGGGCGGCTACCGGCAGCTCCAGTTCCGGCAGGGAAAGGAGAACAGGGAGGTGAGGATCAGCACGGTGGACTTTACCGGCCTGCTCCGGGTCACGGATCCCGACCTCTTCAGGAAGGCGCTTTCGGAGGGGATTGGTCCGGCGAAGGGGTTCGGCTGCGGGATGCTGATGGTCAAGCCCGCGTGA
- the cas5e gene encoding type I-E CRISPR-associated protein Cas5/CasD, which translates to MQYCVFSLYGPMASWGEIAVGENRHSADHPSKSAVIGLLGAALGLRRDEEEAHARLSGSLGVACLVRDPGAAVTDYHTVQTPPASAVKSARYFRTRKDELSVGRDVLNTIESRREYRCDTFVHVCLWAKTEDLPWSLQEIASALNRPRFVPYLGRKSCPPGLPVHARVVEAQTILDAVRAAEEAHAEILRRFRFPPHAALYWEPGGTPGIEARHTTVRRDAVESRRRWTFLNRMEHYGVVDLGSAGEA; encoded by the coding sequence GTGCAGTACTGCGTGTTCTCGCTGTACGGCCCCATGGCGTCGTGGGGGGAGATCGCGGTCGGGGAGAACAGGCACTCTGCCGACCACCCCTCGAAGTCCGCGGTCATCGGGCTTCTGGGGGCAGCACTCGGTCTCCGGCGCGACGAGGAGGAGGCCCACGCGCGTCTCTCCGGGTCGCTCGGGGTCGCGTGCCTCGTGCGGGACCCGGGGGCTGCCGTCACGGACTACCACACGGTCCAGACACCGCCCGCCTCTGCCGTGAAGTCTGCCCGGTACTTCCGGACGAGGAAGGACGAACTCTCGGTTGGCCGCGACGTCCTCAACACGATAGAGTCCCGCCGCGAGTACAGGTGCGACACGTTCGTCCACGTCTGCCTGTGGGCAAAAACGGAAGATCTCCCCTGGTCGCTGCAGGAGATCGCGTCTGCCCTGAACAGGCCGCGGTTCGTCCCGTACCTCGGGAGGAAGTCGTGCCCACCGGGGCTCCCGGTGCACGCGAGGGTGGTCGAGGCCCAGACGATCCTCGACGCGGTCCGTGCCGCGGAGGAGGCCCACGCCGAGATCCTCCGCAGGTTCAGGTTCCCCCCGCACGCCGCACTCTACTGGGAGCCCGGCGGGACCCCGGGGATCGAGGCGCGGCACACGACGGTCCGGCGGGACGCGGTCGAGAGCAGGAGGAGGTGGACGTTCCTGAACCGGATGGAGCACTACGGGGTCGTCGACCTCGGGAGCGCGGGGGAGGCGTAG
- the cas7e gene encoding type I-E CRISPR-associated protein Cas7/Cse4/CasC: MTEFIQLHILASYPPSNLNRDDLGRPKTAILGNTQRLRISSQSLKRAWRQSELFQSALAGHIGIRTREMGNKIVEALVSGRTLKDVLSGKETPPSRKPVAERNALEWAKKIAERFGKVAGREKDLKTEQIVHYSPEEISAIDALLERCAASGKGPEDSDLELLRKTHAAVDIAMFGRMLAASPEFNTEAAVQVSHAITVHDVVVEDDYFTAVDDLNRLGSETGSAHIGVLEFAAGLYYIYICIDRDLLVENLGGDTALASRAIAALTEACAKVAPAGKQASFASRAYASYLLAERGSQQPRSLAVAFVKPVRGEDLLSSAIHALEDTRTKIERVYGKCCDDAARFNAVTGEGTLDSVLAFVAK, encoded by the coding sequence ATGACCGAATTCATCCAGCTGCACATACTCGCATCGTATCCGCCATCGAACTTAAACAGGGACGATCTCGGCAGGCCGAAGACCGCGATCCTCGGAAACACCCAGAGGCTCCGCATCTCGTCCCAGAGCCTCAAGCGCGCGTGGAGGCAGTCGGAACTCTTCCAGTCTGCGCTCGCCGGGCACATCGGGATCAGGACGCGGGAGATGGGCAACAAGATCGTCGAGGCCCTCGTCTCGGGGCGGACCCTGAAAGATGTCCTCTCCGGGAAGGAGACGCCGCCGTCGAGGAAGCCCGTCGCCGAGAGGAACGCGCTCGAGTGGGCAAAGAAGATAGCCGAGCGGTTCGGCAAGGTCGCGGGGAGGGAGAAGGACCTGAAGACCGAGCAGATCGTCCACTATTCCCCCGAGGAGATCTCCGCGATCGATGCCCTCCTCGAGAGGTGCGCTGCCTCGGGGAAGGGACCGGAGGATAGTGACCTTGAGCTCCTGCGGAAGACGCACGCGGCGGTGGACATCGCGATGTTCGGGAGGATGCTCGCAGCCTCGCCCGAGTTCAACACCGAGGCCGCCGTCCAGGTCTCCCACGCGATCACCGTGCACGACGTCGTCGTGGAGGACGATTACTTCACGGCCGTCGACGACCTCAACCGGCTCGGGTCCGAGACCGGGTCTGCCCACATCGGTGTCCTCGAGTTCGCGGCGGGGCTGTACTACATCTACATCTGCATCGACCGGGACCTCCTCGTCGAGAACCTCGGGGGGGACACGGCGCTTGCCTCCCGGGCGATCGCCGCGCTCACGGAGGCCTGCGCGAAGGTCGCGCCGGCAGGAAAACAGGCATCGTTCGCGTCCCGGGCGTACGCGTCGTACTTGCTCGCCGAGAGGGGTTCGCAGCAGCCACGGTCGCTCGCTGTCGCATTCGTCAAGCCGGTGAGGGGAGAAGACCTCCTCTCCAGCGCAATCCACGCGCTTGAGGATACCCGGACAAAGATCGAGAGGGTGTACGGGAAGTGCTGTGACGACGCGGCCAGGTTCAACGCGGTCACGGGCGAGGGGACGCTGGATTCCGTCCTCGCATTCGTGGCGAAGTGA
- the casB gene encoding type I-E CRISPR-associated protein Cse2/CasB → MSEQRRWLQFTNPRVSEILLEWWGTLDQNRGERADLRRCKTTEDVAFVPAYHRLRKALLPLGEVNDRSLCTVAGVLSHVRENDGSGSFAAQLARIPPGRDAPLMSELRFRRFISIRDPELLYREAIRAVRILDGIVNITDLAQGLYWWTPETRKKWTFEYFEKIA, encoded by the coding sequence ATGTCCGAACAGAGAAGATGGCTCCAGTTCACGAATCCCCGCGTATCCGAGATCCTCCTCGAATGGTGGGGGACACTAGACCAGAACCGCGGCGAGAGGGCTGACCTCCGGCGCTGCAAGACCACCGAGGACGTCGCCTTCGTCCCCGCGTACCACCGCCTGCGCAAGGCGCTTCTCCCCCTCGGGGAGGTGAACGACCGGTCGCTCTGCACCGTCGCGGGAGTCCTCTCCCACGTGCGGGAGAACGACGGGTCCGGGTCCTTCGCTGCACAGCTCGCGAGGATACCGCCGGGGAGGGATGCTCCCCTGATGAGCGAACTCCGGTTCCGGAGGTTCATCTCGATCCGGGATCCCGAGCTCCTCTACAGGGAGGCGATCAGGGCAGTCCGGATCCTCGACGGAATCGTGAACATCACGGACCTCGCCCAGGGTCTCTACTGGTGGACCCCCGAGACGAGGAAGAAATGGACGTTCGAATACTTTGAGAAAATCGCGTGA
- the casA gene encoding type I-E CRISPR-associated protein Cse1/CasA — protein MPDRLLNLVEDPWIPCLTEKGERLTLAPWQVFEHWDDLGPASLATVRPDFQGSIVQFLIGLVQTTMPPRDDAEWTEALEEPPDPSRVRGAFASVAHAFNLGGEGLRFMQDPTCADGEKIPIESLVIGMPGDNTLRENRDLFNKRGSVKNLCPACAALALMTLQINGPQGGKGHMTGLRGGGPLTTLVLGGTLGETVWLNVLPEDEFFLGLKSDRKEEIHDIFPWMGPIRTSERERRGQKTGISNASQLQMFWGMGRRILLDTEKTQRANCDVCGEETDTGIGAYRTKPYGIQYDESWRHVLTPYRRDKKSDAMLPVHLSPEGITYRHWLGIVQNDPEEGREIARVIQRFHRVGGLVWGLLPRNPRIWAFGYDFEKVKARCWYDSTMPLVLVSKGIRESYESSTAQIVRAAQYVSDVLHHAVREALYATEQGDGKQGRPQVPDSAPKNIPTVRARFWSETEPLFYRTLGRIKDALEAGEPVEPVKVGWVKDVRRTVLSLYDFYAQFDYIDSNRPKAVAGARKRLAMMVAPGAKNIAKILALPREAET, from the coding sequence ATTCCTGACAGATTACTCAACCTCGTCGAAGACCCGTGGATCCCCTGCCTCACAGAGAAAGGGGAGCGGCTCACGCTCGCGCCGTGGCAGGTCTTTGAGCACTGGGATGACCTTGGGCCTGCATCGCTCGCAACTGTCCGCCCCGATTTCCAAGGATCGATCGTCCAGTTCCTTATTGGCCTTGTCCAGACGACGATGCCGCCCCGTGACGACGCCGAGTGGACAGAGGCACTCGAAGAACCCCCGGACCCCTCCCGCGTGAGGGGAGCGTTCGCGTCCGTTGCCCATGCCTTCAACCTCGGGGGAGAGGGGCTGCGGTTCATGCAGGACCCAACCTGCGCCGACGGAGAGAAGATTCCCATCGAGTCCCTCGTCATCGGGATGCCGGGGGACAATACCCTGAGAGAGAACCGGGACTTGTTCAACAAGAGGGGGTCCGTGAAGAACCTCTGCCCCGCGTGCGCCGCGCTGGCCCTCATGACGCTCCAGATAAACGGCCCGCAGGGTGGGAAAGGGCACATGACCGGCCTCCGCGGCGGGGGGCCGCTGACGACACTCGTCCTCGGGGGAACCCTCGGGGAGACGGTGTGGCTGAACGTGCTCCCGGAAGACGAGTTCTTCCTCGGACTGAAGTCCGACCGGAAAGAGGAGATCCACGATATATTCCCCTGGATGGGACCGATAAGGACGAGCGAGAGAGAAAGGCGCGGGCAGAAGACGGGGATCTCGAACGCGAGCCAGCTCCAGATGTTCTGGGGGATGGGCCGGAGGATCCTACTCGACACGGAGAAGACACAGAGAGCAAACTGCGACGTCTGCGGCGAGGAGACCGATACGGGGATCGGGGCGTACAGGACAAAGCCATACGGGATCCAGTACGATGAGAGCTGGCGTCATGTCCTCACGCCGTACCGGAGAGACAAGAAGAGCGACGCGATGCTGCCCGTCCACCTCAGCCCGGAGGGGATCACGTACCGCCACTGGCTCGGGATCGTCCAGAACGACCCTGAAGAGGGGCGCGAGATCGCCCGCGTGATCCAGAGGTTCCACCGCGTCGGGGGGCTCGTCTGGGGCCTCCTTCCCAGGAATCCCCGCATCTGGGCATTCGGGTACGATTTCGAGAAGGTGAAGGCCCGCTGCTGGTACGACAGCACCATGCCGCTCGTCTTGGTGAGCAAAGGAATCAGGGAGAGTTACGAATCGAGCACGGCGCAGATCGTCCGCGCTGCCCAGTACGTGAGCGATGTCCTCCACCATGCGGTCAGGGAAGCCCTCTACGCGACCGAGCAGGGGGACGGAAAGCAGGGCAGGCCGCAGGTCCCGGACAGTGCACCCAAGAATATCCCCACCGTGAGGGCGAGGTTCTGGTCAGAGACCGAACCGCTCTTCTACCGGACTCTCGGGAGGATCAAGGATGCACTCGAGGCCGGAGAACCCGTCGAGCCCGTGAAGGTCGGCTGGGTGAAGGACGTGAGGAGAACCGTACTCTCCCTCTACGACTTCTACGCCCAGTTCGACTACATCGACTCGAACAGGCCGAAGGCCGTCGCGGGCGCGCGCAAACGCCTCGCGATGATGGTCGCGCCCGGGGCCAAGAATATCGCGAAGATTCTCGCATTACCACGTGAGGCAGAGACATGA
- the cas3 gene encoding CRISPR-associated helicase Cas3' — protein sequence MEGIYAYWGKAARDLSAWHLLPYHCLDVAAVGHAYLRHDELLCQRTANLLGIEAARVPDTIAFLLSLHDIGKFSENFQSKVPALFRLLRGRDAGARRDVGHDTIGSWMWERHISRDAFLCRLLPGEEKKTLRALNLALSPLFSAVIGHHGRPPGPEDASNLFSADDLRCAGEFVSRVAGLFSVDGYLLRILGERARTDSVRVFSWPLAGLCVLADWIASNHELFPFLSGRVPLGQYWVETALTRAEKALWRLSVLPLPPAGERDIGHLFPAFATGRYTPSDLQEYASRARPGPGPHLYIIEDTTGSGKTEAAITLAHHLAADGCGHGLYFALPTMATSNAMYGRIRDVRGRFFAGGRVVPVILAHSARQLLPLYLRAHAGTEGVTGERDEEDVSLWLADNRKKALLAALGVGTVDQALAAVLPRRHQSLRLFGLWRNVLVVDEVHAYDPYVNEFLRNLVSDHARIGGSTILLSATLPVSTRNELVRAFCDGAGIPCTAREPGPYPLVTHVSRDGCEEIPLRARPGTEREVPVVFSEDEEDVIAHLLSAAQSGRCACWIRNTVRDAIGAYRALANRGADPFRTHLFHARYILGHRLEVENEVLRLFGKESTPGERSGRILVATQVVEQSLDIDFDVMVTDLAPIDLVIQRSGRLHRHPRGERGKPVLGIHAPPWDENPGPDWYASKFPAAARVYAKHGELWLTMRILREKGAIRIPGEARELVEGVYGVGADSRIPAALAARDREFDREARDRGVAMTNVINFTRGYTRDTSPWPDDEDVPTRLAEPQVTLRLGTVDREGETVRPLFDAGEYSWEMSQVSVRRAEIGGGIGDVRELGELIESARATMRDKGRGCILVPLVQRSDNHWENTFPRNDGKQLRIQYTREEGLLIDES from the coding sequence ATGGAGGGAATCTACGCGTACTGGGGCAAGGCCGCGCGCGATCTCTCCGCGTGGCACCTCCTGCCCTACCACTGCCTCGACGTCGCGGCCGTCGGGCACGCGTACCTCCGCCACGACGAACTCCTCTGCCAGAGGACCGCAAATCTCCTCGGGATCGAGGCAGCACGGGTCCCGGATACCATCGCCTTCCTCCTCTCCCTCCACGACATCGGGAAGTTCTCTGAAAACTTCCAGAGTAAAGTCCCCGCGCTCTTCCGTCTCCTGCGGGGGAGGGATGCGGGGGCGCGCAGGGATGTCGGCCACGACACGATCGGCAGCTGGATGTGGGAACGTCACATCTCCCGCGATGCCTTCCTCTGCAGGCTCCTGCCGGGAGAGGAGAAAAAGACCCTCCGTGCCCTCAACCTCGCCCTCTCACCCCTCTTTTCCGCGGTGATCGGCCACCACGGGAGACCGCCGGGGCCGGAAGATGCGAGCAACCTTTTTTCCGCGGACGACCTCCGGTGCGCGGGCGAGTTCGTCTCGCGGGTGGCCGGCCTCTTCTCCGTGGACGGGTACCTCCTGAGGATCCTCGGGGAGAGAGCGAGAACGGACTCGGTGAGGGTATTCTCGTGGCCGCTCGCCGGTCTCTGTGTCCTCGCCGACTGGATCGCGTCCAACCACGAGCTCTTCCCCTTCTTGTCAGGGAGGGTTCCCCTCGGGCAGTACTGGGTGGAGACTGCGCTTACCCGGGCGGAAAAGGCTCTTTGGCGCCTCTCGGTCCTCCCGCTCCCTCCCGCGGGGGAACGGGACATCGGCCACCTCTTCCCGGCCTTTGCAACCGGCCGGTACACGCCCTCCGACCTGCAGGAGTACGCCTCCCGGGCGCGACCCGGCCCGGGCCCCCACCTCTACATCATCGAGGACACGACCGGGAGCGGGAAGACGGAGGCCGCAATCACGCTCGCGCACCACCTCGCCGCCGACGGCTGCGGCCACGGGCTCTACTTTGCCCTCCCCACGATGGCAACCTCGAACGCGATGTACGGGAGGATACGGGACGTGAGGGGGAGGTTCTTTGCGGGCGGGAGGGTTGTCCCCGTCATCCTCGCCCACAGCGCCCGGCAACTCCTGCCCCTGTACCTCCGGGCGCATGCCGGGACAGAGGGCGTCACAGGGGAGAGAGACGAGGAGGACGTCTCGCTCTGGCTCGCGGACAACCGGAAGAAGGCGCTCCTCGCGGCACTTGGGGTCGGGACGGTGGACCAGGCCCTCGCCGCGGTCCTCCCCCGGCGGCACCAGTCCCTCCGCCTCTTTGGGCTCTGGCGGAATGTCCTCGTCGTCGACGAGGTCCACGCCTACGACCCGTACGTGAACGAGTTCTTGCGAAACCTCGTCTCTGACCACGCCCGCATCGGGGGGAGCACCATCCTCCTCTCGGCGACTCTGCCCGTATCCACGCGCAACGAGCTCGTGCGGGCATTCTGCGACGGTGCGGGGATCCCGTGCACAGCGCGGGAACCGGGCCCGTACCCGCTCGTCACGCACGTCTCGCGCGACGGCTGCGAGGAGATCCCGCTACGGGCAAGGCCCGGGACAGAAAGGGAGGTCCCCGTCGTATTCTCCGAGGACGAGGAGGATGTCATCGCCCACCTCCTCTCCGCCGCGCAATCGGGGAGGTGCGCCTGCTGGATCCGGAACACCGTCCGGGACGCGATCGGGGCGTACAGGGCGCTCGCGAACCGCGGCGCGGATCCCTTTCGGACGCACCTCTTCCACGCGCGGTACATCCTCGGCCACAGGCTCGAGGTGGAGAACGAAGTCCTCCGCCTTTTCGGCAAGGAGAGCACGCCGGGGGAGAGGTCCGGGAGGATCCTCGTCGCGACGCAGGTCGTCGAACAGTCGCTCGACATCGACTTTGATGTGATGGTGACGGATCTCGCCCCGATCGACCTCGTGATCCAGAGGTCGGGGAGGCTCCACCGGCACCCGAGGGGGGAGAGGGGGAAACCGGTCCTCGGGATCCACGCCCCGCCGTGGGACGAGAACCCGGGGCCGGACTGGTACGCGTCGAAATTCCCGGCCGCCGCGCGTGTCTACGCAAAGCACGGCGAGCTCTGGCTCACCATGAGGATCCTCCGGGAGAAGGGTGCGATACGGATCCCGGGGGAGGCCCGGGAGCTCGTCGAGGGTGTCTACGGGGTGGGCGCAGACAGTCGCATCCCGGCGGCGCTCGCGGCGAGGGACAGGGAATTCGACCGCGAGGCGAGGGACCGCGGGGTGGCGATGACGAACGTGATCAATTTCACCCGGGGTTACACCCGGGACACGTCCCCGTGGCCCGACGACGAGGACGTTCCCACGCGCCTCGCCGAACCGCAGGTGACCCTCAGGCTCGGCACCGTCGACCGGGAGGGGGAGACGGTCAGGCCGCTCTTCGATGCGGGCGAGTACTCGTGGGAGATGAGCCAGGTATCGGTCCGCCGCGCAGAGATCGGTGGAGGGATCGGTGATGTGAGAGAATTGGGAGAACTCATAGAATCCGCACGGGCAACCATGCGGGACAAGGGGAGGGGGTGCATCCTCGTGCCCCTCGTGCAGCGTTCAGACAACCACTGGGAGAACACATTCCCGCGGAATGACGGGAAGCAACTCCGCATTCAGTACACGAGAGAGGAGGGATTACTCATCGATGAATCGTGA
- a CDS encoding DUF6293 family protein — translation MTYTHIVFVGHHKERLMESIRSLRKYPVERVILVLGEDDTSGERISRNVASRVKAELAPLYAVSMATVDKRDVVRAASQLVDMILKEKRAGARCILNMSGSLRTFAIAAYIAGCITGSPMITSIPRYDEEDREVGVEEIIELPRIPVQFPRKDQAEVLAAIAGGSETFEEVVARVNPRAGESAEEMARERSRVSHHVKRIEELGLVTREKAGKQVVLSLSPLGRLFAKVCAAGG, via the coding sequence ATGACGTACACCCACATCGTCTTCGTCGGCCACCACAAGGAGCGTCTGATGGAGTCCATAAGGAGCCTGCGGAAGTACCCGGTCGAACGGGTCATCCTCGTCCTCGGGGAGGACGACACGAGCGGGGAGCGGATCTCGCGCAACGTCGCCTCCCGCGTGAAGGCCGAGCTTGCGCCGCTCTACGCGGTCTCGATGGCGACCGTGGACAAGCGCGACGTGGTCCGCGCCGCGTCCCAGCTCGTGGACATGATCCTCAAGGAGAAGAGGGCGGGGGCACGGTGCATCCTGAACATGAGCGGCTCGCTCCGGACGTTCGCGATCGCGGCGTACATCGCGGGCTGCATCACGGGCTCGCCGATGATCACCTCGATCCCCCGGTACGACGAGGAGGACCGCGAGGTCGGCGTCGAGGAGATCATCGAGCTTCCCCGGATCCCGGTCCAGTTCCCGCGGAAGGACCAGGCCGAGGTCCTCGCGGCGATCGCGGGCGGGAGCGAAACGTTCGAGGAGGTCGTCGCGAGGGTGAACCCGCGGGCGGGGGAGTCGGCGGAGGAGATGGCCCGGGAGCGCAGCAGGGTCTCGCACCACGTGAAGAGGATCGAGGAGCTCGGCCTCGTGACGAGGGAGAAGGCGGGAAAGCAGGTCGTGCTCTCGCTCTCGCCCCTCGGGAGGCTCTTTGCGAAGGTGTGCGCGGCGGGGGGGTGA